The DNA sequence GTTTACTTTGATAGAAACATTAGTTCAGATTACCATGCAGTGTCAAAATCTATTGAGAAAATCCCAGGTGTATTAAAAGCCATTTCTATGACCAATGATCAAGTGATCGTTGCAGCAAATGGTGGAATTGTAGGTAGCGTGGTCCGAGGTGTATCAGCTAAAGACTTATTTAATAATACTACTGTTACAAATAATGTGATTGTGGGTAATATGGAAAAATTTGATGAAGGGATAATAATAGGGGCAAGGTTAGCAGAAGCTTTGAAGATTGATTATGGTAATAATATTATGCTTGTATCGCCTGAAGGATTTGATGCATTGTTTAATGAAATGCCAAGAATGAAAGAATATAAAGTTGTAGCCATATTTGATATGGGTATGTTTGAGTATGATAATACCTTGATGTACATGCCCATGAAATCAGCTCAGGCTTTTTTTAATTATAAAGATAGTATAAGAAATATAGAAGTATTTGTAGACGATATCGCTGCGGCTAATAAGCTGGCAGATGCTATAGCAAAAGAAACAGGGATGAAAGCTGAAAGTTGGCAATCTCAGCAAAGCCATTATGTTAATGCTTTAAAAACTGAAAGAAATGTGATGTTTTTAATTCTTACTTTGATTATAGTTGTAGCAGCATTTAATATTGTTTCAAGTTTGATGATGATAGTGCGAGAAAAGAAATCTGCAATTGCAATCATGCGTACGTTTGGTGCAACAAGTGGAAGCATTATGCGCATATTTTGCGCTTGTGGACTACTAATTGGTTTTGCAGGAACTTGTCTTGGCTCTATTATAGGGGTTATTTTTTCTCTCAACATTGAGAATATTAGAGTGTTTTTAGAAAGCATTACTAATGTCAAATTGCTTGATCCTATGATACATTTTTTTTCAAGCTTGCCAGTAATACTATCCACTCAAGATGTGGTGAACATTTCCGTACTTGCATTGTTCTTATCATTTTTAGCGACAATTCCCCCTGCGTTGCAAGCAGCTGCACAAGATCCTGTGGAGATATTACGTTATGAATGATACTCAACAAAAATATATAGGTTGGTTCTTAATTGTATTATTGTTTGTCAGCTGTATTGCAATAAATAACATAATATTTTTTAAAATAAATCAGCAAGAAAGTGAAGACAGTATAAATGCTCTAACGGAAAAGATAGACGAGCTTAGAACGTTACTTGAAGTTAATCAATTTAAGGTAGAGAAAAAGATATTTGATTTAAAGAGAAATCTGCACACTCAATGTGAGCAAGGTGACGGTAGTTCAAGGCATAAGAACCTCGCAAAGTTACTTCTACTTGTAGTTAAAATGAGGAATTCATTATTGCAAGAAACAAAGTTTGATAATCATATAAATTCAATAAAGCCTTTGGTATCAGAGCTTGACGATCCAGAAATAGAAAATGCAGTAAATGAGCTAGAAAATTTGAAAGAGGTAGATACTTTACACGGTTTAAAATTGTCTTTTGAGAAGAATATTGCTGTTATTGACTATAATAAAAGTACATTGTTTAAAAAAATTATTTCAAATTGGATGAAAATAAAAGATAAAAATGATCCATTAAGAGCAAAGTTTATCGAAATTGAGGAGTCAATAAGCGATAATGATTGGCAGAGCATAGAAACCATAATAAGCGATTTAACATACCCGGAATTTAAGCCATGGCTTAATAAATTGAATGGTTTTATTGTGGCTTTCAAGAATACTTCAACAATATATCATCACTTATTACAATACATCTCATGAGTTATTTTATAATTTTTGCTCTCTCTTTTTTATTTGGGATATGGGTTAAGGTTAGTGGTGAAGTAGTCAAGTTAGAGCTAGGCAGCTATATTATAAGTATTGATCTGTATTTCGTTATTCTTGCTTGTGTAGTTCTATTATTTTTATTGATTGGAGTTGCACGTTTTTGTTCTTCTATTTCATCAACATTTGCTAACATAAAAAATAGAAGAAGAAGTAGGGAAGAATTGCTTCTCTTTGAAGCTTTCTTTAGCTTAGACTTAGGTGATATAGAGAACACTAATAAGCTAATTAAAAATCTAAATGAAGAAAGCGATAAATTATCTTTAGTAAAGCTCTTTAATTCAGGTAAAACGGGAAATTACAGCTTTTTTAGCCATAATTTGACGAGTATTGCAAGTAAAAATCGCAACTTAGCTCTACTTCTGGTCAATAAATTGATTGTTCACCTAAAGCAAGAAAGATCAGTCTTTCAAAAATTTATAGAATATTGCTCTAGTTCAATTAATGATAAAATTCTGTCTATTCCCTTTCAAATAGAGCATTGTATATTGCAAGAAGATTGGATAAATGCAATTTCAAAGTTAAAGGAAGCTATCAAATTCAATATTTTTCTTTCCTTTGATCGTAAAAAGATGTTAGCGGTTTTTTATTGCGCTTTAGCAAAGCAATACGAAGGTAAAGGAAGTTTTTACAAAGCTATAGATTATTTAGCTAAAGCACAAAGTTATTATGCAACTTTTCAGCCCATCAATTATTTAAAGGCAGAATTATATATCAAACTTGAAAAAATCAGAAAAGCTTCCGCAGTATTAGAGGAAGAGCATAGGGTAAATCCTACTCCTCAATCAGCTAGAATGTATATCAAGTTAAATAATAAAGGTGCTGAAGGATTATACAACTTACGTCCTGATTATTATTTTAGTTACTGTTTACTTGCTTCGTCTTCAATTAGTTTGGGTAAATATGATCTTGCAAGTCAGTATTTAGATACTGCTATGAAAAAAGCTAACTATATATCAATTTATCTTGTTATGATACGGCTCAAGATTATGTTGCAAGAGTATGATCAAGCAATTTATTGGTTAAACAAAATGGACTCAGAAGCTGTTCCTGATCCAAGTTGGAAATGTACTGGTTGTAATAGAGAGCTAAAGCAATGGGATTATAAGTGTTCGAGCTGCAATAGTTTTGATTGTATATACAATAAAGCTTTATAGTAAAATGCTCTTGTTAATTATTAAGAAAGGCCAATTCCATATTAAAAAAACTTGTTTTTAGACATTACCAGTTATATATTTTAATAAATTGGGGTTGTATACAAAATGAAGAGCTTGAAGGAACTGTCCTTAAGAATTAAGAATATTAAGTCTGTGCAGAAAACCACGAAAATAATGCAAATGGTTTCTGCAGCAAAATTATTACAAAGCCAAAAAAAATTATCAAATTCAAAATTGCATATATCTAAGCTGCATAGAATTATTTCTTCATCAATGCTGTCAATTGATCAAGATTTACTGGCAAGAGTTCTAAATGTCAATGGAGACGATTCTTACCTAATATTTGTTATTGCGTCTGATCGTGGCTTGTGTGGTAACTTTAACTCTTCTGTTATCAGATTTAGCCAGAAGCATATAAATAAATTAATTGTAAGTGGCAAGAAAGTAAATATTGTATTTTTTGGTAAAAAAGCTTTTGAGATAGGTAAGGGTAGATTTGACTCTAAAAGTATTTTGAAGGTTGAAAGTAATAAGGAAATCACGCTAAAGCATATAGAAGCTTTGGTTAGTGATATAGACTTAAGTAAATATGATAAGGTTAAAGTTTTGTATAGCAAATTTTATAATACCTTCACGCAAAAACCAATGTTGGAAACAATAAAACCATGGAGTAAAAGCTCATCCTTGATTGATAACTCTCTAGCTAATTCAACGACAGATTATAGCTATGAATATGAACCACAAAATGTTGAATTTATTTTAAAATCTTTGATTCAAGATTACATTGCAGTTGCTCTTTACTCCGCCTCACTTGAAAGTGCAACAAGTGAAAATAGTGCTAGAATGGTTGCTATGGAATCAGCAAACAGAAACACTAAAGAAATGCTGAATAAACTAGCACTGCTTTATAATCGTTCTCGTCAAGCAGCAATTACAACTGATTTGATTGAAGTTATAGGTGGTGCAGAATCTTTATAGAGACCTAAGGAATAAAAAATGAATATATTAAATATTGTAGCAGATATCACTAAACTAATAAAAAAGCAGAATCAAGATGCGGAAGTTGTAATATATGAAACTAATAAGACTTCGGTTTCTCAGCGTTTATCAAAAATTGAGCAAATATCACAATCTAAAAATTGTACTATAGGAATTAGAGCTATAGCAGGTAAGAACAAAGCTGCGTATATTTCTACAAACGATTTGAATAATCTCAGTGATACGATAAGCCGAGTGGTAGAAATGGCAAAGAATGCCCAGGAAGATCCTTATATTAGCTTTGCTATAGATGGCAGTAATTATATCTCTTCTGCAGATTTAAATATCTCAGATAATAATGTTGTAACCATTGATAAATTAAAAGAAATTACTGAAGCTGCAGAAAACTCAGCTCTTGCACATAAAAATATTATTAATTCTAAAGAAGCTTCATCTTCACATACTTCAGTAAATA is a window from the Wolbachia endosymbiont of Armadillidium arcangelii genome containing:
- a CDS encoding tetratricopeptide repeat protein, with the translated sequence MSYFIIFALSFLFGIWVKVSGEVVKLELGSYIISIDLYFVILACVVLLFLLIGVARFCSSISSTFANIKNRRRSREELLLFEAFFSLDLGDIENTNKLIKNLNEESDKLSLVKLFNSGKTGNYSFFSHNLTSIASKNRNLALLLVNKLIVHLKQERSVFQKFIEYCSSSINDKILSIPFQIEHCILQEDWINAISKLKEAIKFNIFLSFDRKKMLAVFYCALAKQYEGKGSFYKAIDYLAKAQSYYATFQPINYLKAELYIKLEKIRKASAVLEEEHRVNPTPQSARMYIKLNNKGAEGLYNLRPDYYFSYCLLASSSISLGKYDLASQYLDTAMKKANYISIYLVMIRLKIMLQEYDQAIYWLNKMDSEAVPDPSWKCTGCNRELKQWDYKCSSCNSFDCIYNKAL
- the atpG gene encoding ATP synthase F1 subunit gamma, producing MKSLKELSLRIKNIKSVQKTTKIMQMVSAAKLLQSQKKLSNSKLHISKLHRIISSSMLSIDQDLLARVLNVNGDDSYLIFVIASDRGLCGNFNSSVIRFSQKHINKLIVSGKKVNIVFFGKKAFEIGKGRFDSKSILKVESNKEITLKHIEALVSDIDLSKYDKVKVLYSKFYNTFTQKPMLETIKPWSKSSSLIDNSLANSTTDYSYEYEPQNVEFILKSLIQDYIAVALYSASLESATSENSARMVAMESANRNTKEMLNKLALLYNRSRQAAITTDLIEVIGGAESL
- a CDS encoding lipoprotein-releasing ABC transporter permease subunit; the protein is MSIAFEITIAARYLRAKNSRFCSIMTLFSIIGIALGVAMLIVVMSVMNGFRARLLDSVLGISGHINVYFDRNISSDYHAVSKSIEKIPGVLKAISMTNDQVIVAANGGIVGSVVRGVSAKDLFNNTTVTNNVIVGNMEKFDEGIIIGARLAEALKIDYGNNIMLVSPEGFDALFNEMPRMKEYKVVAIFDMGMFEYDNTLMYMPMKSAQAFFNYKDSIRNIEVFVDDIAAANKLADAIAKETGMKAESWQSQQSHYVNALKTERNVMFLILTLIIVVAAFNIVSSLMMIVREKKSAIAIMRTFGATSGSIMRIFCACGLLIGFAGTCLGSIIGVIFSLNIENIRVFLESITNVKLLDPMIHFFSSLPVILSTQDVVNISVLALFLSFLATIPPALQAAAQDPVEILRYE